The Aminithiophilus ramosus genome contains a region encoding:
- a CDS encoding lectin like domain-containing protein, which yields MNHRRLRLALFALVLFTSVAVAAGSFAAVGQRAPLDSEYLRYSQERSGSSPQTALPDTRPLGYRPSPLDLSHVTAPEIDLASAADLPASYDLRVEGAVTDIRDQNPYGTCWAFGAMASLESTFRKAGEGTFDLSEWHLAYFAYVDESAARPAFTQSDPGFGSDPIFDQGGNPWISTALLSRWTGAVHESDRPYNGELPSASDPAAKHLEQVHFLSMSGAFSGADRVKASLMAQGAVHIRIVWPFDETDVYNPTTHAFHNAAATGGGHVVAIIGWDDAYPAANFVVRPGSDGAWLVKNSWGTGWGDEGYFWLSYADPTISQSVVFTGADASNYSRIYQYDPLGWVSAYGFGSDTAWFANVFKAGEAFSATEAEGIKAVSFYASQSGSSYRIDIYRGVTAGNPVHGTLVSSSDGNLATAGYHTVALPDVALVPGELFSVVVRLTTPGYTFPIPVEYPEEGYSDKASANAGESFVSSDGTTWTDMTSEMTGANVCLKVFTSPTAERPDPTSGGGGGCSLGLQGFSALLLALPALLLKRR from the coding sequence ATGAATCACCGTCGTCTCCGTCTCGCCCTCTTTGCCCTCGTCCTTTTCACCTCCGTCGCCGTAGCTGCCGGTTCCTTCGCCGCCGTGGGGCAGAGGGCCCCCCTCGACTCGGAATACCTCCGATACAGCCAGGAGCGGTCCGGCTCATCGCCGCAGACGGCCCTTCCCGACACAAGGCCTTTGGGGTACCGCCCCTCCCCTCTCGATCTCTCCCACGTCACCGCCCCGGAGATCGACCTCGCCTCGGCGGCGGACCTTCCCGCCTCCTACGATCTGCGCGTCGAGGGCGCCGTCACCGACATCCGCGACCAGAACCCCTACGGCACCTGCTGGGCCTTCGGCGCCATGGCCTCCCTCGAATCGACCTTCAGGAAGGCCGGAGAGGGCACCTTCGACCTCTCCGAGTGGCACCTGGCCTATTTCGCCTACGTCGACGAGAGCGCCGCAAGACCGGCCTTCACTCAAAGCGACCCCGGCTTCGGCAGCGACCCCATCTTCGACCAGGGAGGCAATCCCTGGATCTCGACAGCCCTCCTCTCCCGCTGGACGGGAGCGGTCCACGAGAGCGACAGACCCTACAACGGCGAACTCCCCTCGGCGTCGGACCCCGCGGCCAAGCATCTGGAGCAGGTCCATTTTCTCTCGATGAGCGGCGCCTTCTCCGGCGCCGACAGGGTCAAGGCATCCCTCATGGCGCAGGGAGCCGTCCATATCCGCATCGTCTGGCCCTTCGACGAGACCGATGTCTACAACCCGACGACGCACGCCTTCCACAACGCCGCCGCCACCGGAGGCGGTCACGTCGTGGCCATCATCGGCTGGGACGACGCCTATCCCGCCGCCAACTTCGTCGTCCGTCCCGGCAGCGACGGCGCCTGGCTCGTCAAGAACAGCTGGGGAACGGGCTGGGGCGACGAGGGCTACTTCTGGCTCTCCTACGCCGATCCCACCATCAGTCAGTCCGTCGTCTTCACCGGCGCCGACGCCTCCAACTACAGCCGGATCTACCAGTACGACCCCCTGGGCTGGGTCTCCGCCTACGGTTTCGGCAGCGACACGGCCTGGTTCGCCAACGTCTTCAAGGCAGGGGAGGCCTTCTCGGCGACGGAGGCGGAGGGGATCAAGGCCGTCTCCTTCTACGCGAGCCAGAGCGGCTCTTCCTATCGGATCGACATCTACCGGGGCGTCACGGCAGGCAACCCCGTCCACGGCACCCTCGTCTCCTCTTCCGACGGCAACCTCGCGACGGCGGGCTACCACACCGTGGCCCTTCCCGACGTGGCTCTCGTGCCGGGCGAGCTCTTTTCCGTCGTCGTCCGCCTCACCACGCCGGGCTACACCTTCCCCATCCCCGTCGAATATCCCGAGGAGGGGTACAGCGACAAGGCCTCGGCGAACGCCGGCGAGAGTTTCGTCAGTTCCGACGGCACGACCTGGACGGACATGACGTCGGAGATGACCGGCGCCAACGTCTGCCTCAAGGTCTTCACGTCCCCCACGGCGGAGAGGCCCGATCCGACGTCCGGTGGCGGCGGCGGCTGTTCCCTCGGCCTCCAGGGTTTTTCAGCCCTGCTCCTGGCCCTGCCGGCCCTGCTCCTGAAACGGCGCTGA
- a CDS encoding M20 family metallo-hydrolase, with translation MNERERTSLFAAVEALRPAMVETLSRLVEIPAVSPLDGGAGEGEKAAWLERHIASLDLGETRRYDAPDDKAPDVRPNLVLSVPGEESEAGRLVLVSHVDVVPEGNRDLWTADPFRAVVRDGRLYGRGSNDNGQELVASLYAALALKKMGLRPRRDLLLCFVADEERGSAKGICHLLEEGLFRPEDLVVVPDGGNEKGDFVEIAEKGILWLQFRVRGRQTHASRPDLGLNACRVANAFAAELDEALHRAFPALDDLFVPPFSTFEPTKRLANVANVNTVPGEEVLCFDCRVVPSVPLDDVLAVVRSVMGDHEKRSGATIELTLLERGDAAEPTSTGAPVVEALVQALEQVYGFRAVVGGVGGGTCAAYFRQAGIPAVVWAQEAECAHMPDEYAVIDHLVAEAKVFALLMMEA, from the coding sequence ATGAACGAAAGAGAGCGCACGTCCCTTTTCGCCGCCGTCGAGGCTCTCCGCCCCGCCATGGTCGAGACGCTGAGCCGTCTCGTCGAGATTCCCGCCGTCTCGCCCCTCGACGGAGGGGCGGGGGAGGGCGAGAAGGCGGCCTGGCTGGAGCGTCACATCGCCTCCCTCGACCTGGGGGAAACCCGACGCTACGACGCTCCGGACGACAAGGCCCCCGACGTGCGCCCCAATCTCGTCCTCTCCGTTCCGGGCGAGGAGAGCGAGGCCGGTCGATTGGTCCTCGTCTCCCACGTCGACGTCGTCCCCGAGGGGAACCGCGACCTCTGGACGGCAGATCCCTTTCGGGCCGTCGTCCGAGACGGCCGCCTCTACGGCAGGGGGAGCAACGACAACGGCCAGGAGCTGGTGGCCTCCCTCTACGCGGCCCTGGCTTTGAAGAAAATGGGTCTTCGACCCCGACGGGATCTGCTCCTCTGTTTCGTCGCCGACGAGGAGAGGGGGAGCGCCAAGGGCATCTGCCATCTGCTGGAAGAGGGACTCTTCCGGCCCGAAGACCTCGTCGTCGTCCCCGACGGAGGCAACGAGAAGGGCGATTTCGTCGAGATCGCCGAAAAGGGGATCCTTTGGCTTCAGTTCCGCGTCAGGGGGCGTCAGACCCACGCCAGCCGACCCGACCTGGGACTCAACGCCTGCCGCGTGGCCAACGCCTTCGCCGCCGAACTGGACGAGGCCCTGCATCGGGCCTTCCCGGCTCTCGACGACCTGTTCGTCCCCCCCTTCTCCACTTTCGAACCGACGAAGCGCCTGGCCAACGTGGCCAACGTCAACACCGTCCCGGGCGAAGAGGTTCTCTGCTTCGACTGCCGCGTCGTCCCCTCCGTCCCTCTCGACGACGTCCTTGCCGTCGTTCGCTCCGTCATGGGTGATCACGAGAAAAGAAGCGGCGCGACGATCGAGCTGACGCTCCTGGAGCGCGGCGACGCCGCCGAGCCCACCTCGACGGGAGCGCCCGTTGTCGAGGCCCTTGTCCAGGCCCTGGAACAGGTCTACGGCTTCAGGGCCGTCGTGGGCGGCGTCGGCGGGGGGACCTGCGCGGCCTACTTCCGCCAGGCCGGAATCCCCGCCGTCGTCTGGGCCCAGGAGGCCGAATGCGCCCACATGCCCGACGAATATGCCGTCATCGACCACCTCGTCGCCGAGGCCAAGGTCTTCGCCCTGCTCATGATGGAGGCATGA
- the pgsA gene encoding CDP-diacylglycerol--glycerol-3-phosphate 3-phosphatidyltransferase, producing MSAWNLPNMLSLSRVFLAPLVMLFLTLRGQFGNVFGQPVGDVLAGLVFLLAALTDTADGYIARKKGIVTNLGKFIDPLADKILVTAALIALVELHRLSAWMVVVIVAREFIVTGLRMVAAAEGIVIAASKGGKAKTVSQIVAIGLLIFNLPGGTVAMWVAMILTVWSGMDYLLKCKDMLAGSGKTSGGTPS from the coding sequence ATGTCGGCATGGAATCTCCCCAATATGCTCAGTCTTTCCCGGGTCTTCCTGGCTCCACTGGTGATGCTCTTTCTCACCCTCCGGGGCCAGTTCGGCAACGTCTTCGGCCAGCCCGTCGGCGATGTCCTGGCCGGTCTCGTCTTTCTCCTCGCCGCCCTGACCGATACGGCCGACGGCTACATTGCCCGCAAGAAGGGGATCGTCACCAATCTGGGCAAGTTCATCGATCCCCTGGCCGACAAGATCCTCGTCACGGCGGCCCTGATCGCCCTCGTCGAGCTCCATCGTCTCAGCGCCTGGATGGTCGTCGTCATCGTCGCCCGCGAGTTCATCGTCACGGGCCTCCGCATGGTCGCCGCCGCCGAAGGCATCGTCATCGCCGCATCAAAGGGAGGCAAGGCCAAGACGGTCAGTCAGATCGTCGCCATCGGTCTTCTCATCTTCAACCTCCCCGGCGGGACGGTGGCCATGTGGGTGGCCATGATCCTCACCGTCTGGTCCGGCATGGATTATCTGCTCAAGTGCAAGGATATGCTGGCCGGATCGGGGAAGACGTCAGGAGGAACCCCTTCATGA
- a CDS encoding ABC transporter ATP-binding protein, with translation MLKVENLNVFYGGIHALKDVSIDVPRGKIVTLIGANGAGKSSTLRAIAGLVRKKGKIFHDGEDISGAVPEAITSAGLVLVPEGRKIFPHLTVYENLMLGAYIRNDRAGIAETLDWVYGLFPRLRERAWQKGGTLSGGEQQMLALGRALMSRPNVIMMDEPSLGLAPLLVKEVFEIIAAVNAQGVTLLLVEQNAFAALRVAHYAYVLEVGRIVLEGTGSALLADDRVREAYLGG, from the coding sequence ATGCTTAAGGTGGAGAATCTCAATGTCTTCTACGGCGGCATTCATGCCCTGAAGGACGTCTCCATCGACGTTCCCCGCGGCAAGATCGTCACCCTCATCGGGGCCAACGGCGCCGGCAAGAGCAGCACCCTCCGGGCCATCGCCGGTCTGGTCCGCAAAAAGGGGAAGATCTTCCACGATGGGGAGGACATTTCCGGCGCGGTTCCCGAGGCGATCACCTCCGCCGGACTCGTTCTCGTGCCCGAGGGAAGGAAGATCTTCCCCCACCTGACCGTCTACGAGAACCTCATGCTCGGCGCCTACATCCGCAACGACCGGGCCGGCATTGCCGAAACCCTCGACTGGGTCTACGGCCTTTTCCCCCGCCTTCGGGAGAGGGCCTGGCAGAAGGGAGGGACCCTTTCCGGCGGCGAGCAGCAGATGCTGGCCCTCGGCCGGGCCCTCATGAGCCGTCCCAACGTGATCATGATGGACGAGCCCTCGCTGGGACTGGCGCCCCTTCTCGTGAAGGAGGTCTTCGAGATCATCGCCGCCGTCAACGCCCAGGGCGTGACCCTTCTCCTGGTCGAGCAGAACGCCTTCGCCGCCCTCCGCGTGGCCCACTACGCCTACGTTCTCGAGGTGGGGCGCATCGTCCTCGAGGGGACGGGTTCAGCCCTGCTGGCCGACGATCGGGTCCGCGAGGCCTATTTGGGAGGCTGA
- a CDS encoding ABC transporter ATP-binding protein yields MTERETALQTQGVTMRFGGLTALHDFSIRVFRGDIVGLIGPNGAGKTTCFNVMTGFYRPTEGKVLFEGRDLTGMGPHQVCRAGIARTFQNIRLFANETVLQNVMIGCHVRHPLHWWEAPLHFGPVAAKERAIRDRAMALLEEVELAHLAGECAASLPYGAQRRLEIARALATEPRFLLLDEPAAGMNPQESQKLLAFIRHVRERFNVTIMLIEHDMKVVMGVCEHIWVLDYGVLIAQGTPKEIQANPRVIEAYLGEEAVADA; encoded by the coding sequence GTGACTGAGCGGGAGACGGCTCTTCAGACGCAGGGGGTCACGATGCGCTTCGGCGGACTGACGGCTCTTCACGACTTCTCGATCCGCGTCTTCCGCGGCGACATCGTCGGCCTCATCGGCCCCAACGGGGCGGGCAAGACGACCTGTTTCAACGTCATGACCGGTTTTTACCGGCCCACGGAAGGGAAGGTCCTCTTCGAGGGTAGGGATCTGACCGGCATGGGGCCCCATCAGGTCTGTCGCGCCGGCATCGCCCGAACCTTTCAGAACATCCGCCTCTTCGCCAACGAGACGGTCCTTCAGAACGTCATGATCGGTTGCCACGTCCGCCACCCCCTTCACTGGTGGGAGGCTCCCCTTCACTTCGGCCCCGTCGCGGCCAAGGAACGGGCCATCCGCGACAGGGCCATGGCCCTTCTGGAGGAGGTCGAACTGGCTCATCTGGCCGGCGAGTGCGCCGCCTCCCTTCCCTACGGGGCCCAGCGACGCCTCGAGATCGCCCGGGCCCTGGCCACGGAGCCCCGCTTCCTCCTCCTCGACGAGCCGGCGGCGGGCATGAACCCTCAGGAATCGCAGAAACTCCTGGCCTTCATCCGTCACGTTCGGGAACGGTTCAACGTGACCATCATGCTCATCGAACACGACATGAAGGTCGTCATGGGTGTCTGCGAGCACATCTGGGTCCTCGACTACGGCGTTCTCATCGCCCAGGGAACCCCGAAGGAGATCCAGGCCAACCCCCGCGTCATCGAGGCCTATCTGGGAGAGGAGGCCGTCGCCGATGCTTAA
- a CDS encoding branched-chain amino acid ABC transporter permease: MAADKKTFLNLASVVLLGLFLWWAQGHLDGYKIQILNLVAINIILALSLNLIYGFTGLFSLGHAGFMAIGAYVSSLLILPAAQKATIFLLEPLVWPLSVLQAPFFVAVLAGGIAAALFGFLISFPVLRLGGDYLGIATLGFAEIVRVVGNNLSGITNGALGLKGIPNYANIGWNYGWCLFTLYFIARLVNSNFGNVLKAIRDDETAARAMGIDVLRCKVVSFTIGAFFAGVGGALLASLLTTIDPKMFLFLLTFNVLMIVVAGGLGSLSGTVISGIVITVLLEWLRFVENPVTIGSLSIPGIPGMRMVLFSLALLFIILFRREGIMGMKEITWDGLACACRRKGGDDRD, encoded by the coding sequence ATGGCTGCCGATAAAAAGACGTTCCTCAACCTGGCCTCTGTGGTCCTCCTGGGACTCTTCCTCTGGTGGGCCCAGGGCCATCTCGACGGGTACAAGATCCAGATCTTGAACCTCGTGGCCATCAACATCATCCTGGCCCTCAGCCTCAACCTCATCTACGGCTTCACGGGCCTCTTCTCCCTGGGTCATGCCGGTTTCATGGCCATCGGGGCCTATGTGAGCTCCCTGCTGATCCTGCCCGCCGCGCAGAAGGCGACGATCTTCCTTCTCGAGCCCCTGGTCTGGCCTCTGTCCGTGCTCCAGGCTCCCTTCTTTGTCGCCGTCCTGGCCGGTGGGATCGCCGCGGCCCTGTTCGGATTTCTCATCAGCTTCCCCGTCCTGCGCCTGGGCGGCGACTATCTGGGCATCGCCACCCTGGGATTCGCCGAGATCGTCCGCGTCGTGGGCAACAACCTCTCGGGGATCACCAACGGCGCTCTGGGACTCAAAGGGATCCCCAACTACGCCAACATCGGCTGGAACTACGGCTGGTGTCTTTTCACCCTCTATTTCATCGCCCGCCTCGTCAACAGCAACTTCGGCAACGTCCTCAAGGCCATCCGCGACGACGAAACGGCGGCCCGGGCCATGGGCATCGACGTCCTGCGATGTAAGGTCGTCTCCTTCACCATCGGCGCCTTCTTCGCCGGCGTCGGCGGCGCCCTCCTCGCCAGTCTCCTGACCACGATCGATCCCAAGATGTTCCTCTTCCTTCTCACCTTCAACGTCCTCATGATCGTCGTCGCCGGAGGGCTGGGTTCGCTCTCGGGGACGGTCATCTCCGGCATCGTCATCACCGTCCTCCTCGAGTGGCTCCGCTTCGTCGAAAACCCCGTCACCATCGGCTCCCTCTCCATACCGGGCATTCCCGGCATGAGGATGGTCCTCTTCTCTCTGGCCCTGCTTTTCATCATCCTCTTCCGCCGCGAGGGGATCATGGGGATGAAGGAGATCACCTGGGACGGGCTGGCCTGCGCCTGCAGGAGGAAAGGAGGCGACGACCGTGACTGA
- a CDS encoding branched-chain amino acid ABC transporter permease, with the protein MSVEMFIQHFLNALTLGSLYGLIAIGYTMVYGILRLINFAHGDIFMLGAYFVFWGGSLFKLPWIVSVVLAIGVTSLCGILVDRAAYRPLREAPRISALISSIGVSFLIQNLSIVTFSAIPRAVHVPQWLGQVHVIGKVRLLPLALVVPSVSLLLTSGLLWIVYRTKPGLAMRAISKDIETTRLMGVPVNRIIALTFGLGSALAAASGIMWALRYPQINPFMGTIPGFKAFIAAVLGGIGSIQGAVLGGLLLGFIEIMIIAFFPALSGYRDAFAFVLLIVILLIRPSGLMGEKLEEKV; encoded by the coding sequence ATGAGCGTCGAGATGTTCATCCAGCACTTCCTGAACGCGCTCACCCTGGGGAGTCTCTACGGCCTGATCGCCATCGGCTACACCATGGTCTACGGCATCCTGAGGCTCATCAACTTCGCCCACGGCGACATCTTCATGCTGGGGGCCTATTTCGTCTTCTGGGGAGGAAGCCTCTTCAAGCTCCCCTGGATCGTCTCCGTTGTCCTTGCCATCGGCGTCACCTCCCTCTGCGGCATTCTCGTCGACAGAGCCGCCTATCGCCCCCTGCGGGAGGCTCCGCGCATCTCGGCCCTCATCAGCTCCATCGGCGTCTCCTTCCTCATCCAGAACCTGAGCATCGTCACCTTTTCGGCCATTCCCCGCGCCGTCCACGTTCCCCAGTGGCTCGGCCAGGTCCACGTCATCGGCAAGGTCCGCCTTCTTCCCCTGGCCCTCGTCGTCCCTTCCGTCTCCCTCCTCCTCACGTCGGGGCTTCTCTGGATCGTCTACCGCACCAAGCCGGGATTAGCCATGCGGGCCATCTCGAAGGACATCGAGACGACGCGCCTCATGGGCGTCCCCGTCAACCGCATCATCGCCCTCACCTTCGGCCTCGGATCGGCTTTGGCCGCCGCCTCGGGCATCATGTGGGCCCTCCGTTATCCCCAGATCAACCCCTTCATGGGCACCATTCCGGGATTCAAGGCCTTCATCGCCGCCGTTCTGGGTGGCATCGGCTCCATTCAGGGCGCCGTCCTGGGCGGCCTGCTCCTGGGTTTCATCGAGATCATGATCATCGCCTTCTTCCCTGCCCTGTCGGGCTACCGCGACGCCTTCGCCTTCGTGCTCCTCATCGTCATCCTTCTCATCAGGCCCTCGGGACTGATGGGTGAGAAACTGGAGGAAAAGGTCTGA
- a CDS encoding ABC transporter substrate-binding protein: MKKFAICLALVVVLGLAGAALAEEPIRIGVYLPLTGQNAFGGQLERDGILMGNKEKPEVLGRKIEVIVVDNKSDKVEAANAVVRLIEKEKVHAILGTYGSSLAMAGGEVSEKAGIPVLGTSCTNPLVTQGKKYYFRACYIDPLQGSAAAKFAMDVLGAKQAAVLKDVAQDYSVGLSAYFKRAFEAAGGQVVSDLNYQSGDQDFTAQLTTIIGQGAEVLFIPSYFAEGAIIIKQARELGGTFHIMGADAMDNPDMITIGGKDIEGFVYSTFPYAPDMPGMSEMAKTFTENWKVQFPDKDPNANSAIGYDSYMLLVDAIERAGSTDPEAITKALAETMNWEGVTGSTTINETHDAVKPVGFKRVEGGKQVYVGSVIPEM, from the coding sequence GTGAAGAAATTCGCGATTTGTCTGGCTCTTGTGGTGGTCCTCGGTCTTGCCGGGGCGGCTCTTGCCGAAGAGCCCATTCGCATCGGCGTCTACCTGCCCCTGACGGGACAGAACGCCTTCGGTGGGCAGCTCGAGCGCGACGGCATTCTCATGGGCAACAAGGAAAAGCCCGAGGTCCTGGGCCGAAAGATCGAAGTCATCGTCGTCGACAACAAGTCCGACAAGGTCGAGGCGGCCAACGCCGTCGTCCGCCTCATCGAGAAGGAGAAGGTCCATGCCATCCTCGGCACCTACGGCTCCTCCCTGGCCATGGCCGGAGGCGAAGTCTCGGAGAAGGCCGGCATTCCCGTTCTCGGCACCTCCTGCACCAACCCGCTCGTCACCCAGGGCAAGAAGTACTACTTCCGAGCCTGCTACATCGATCCTCTCCAGGGGTCGGCCGCGGCCAAGTTCGCCATGGATGTCCTCGGCGCCAAGCAGGCCGCCGTTCTAAAGGATGTGGCCCAGGACTACTCCGTCGGTCTCTCTGCCTATTTCAAGCGCGCCTTCGAGGCCGCCGGCGGCCAGGTCGTCTCCGATCTCAACTACCAGTCGGGCGACCAGGACTTCACGGCCCAGCTGACGACCATCATCGGCCAGGGCGCCGAGGTCCTCTTCATCCCCTCTTACTTCGCCGAGGGCGCCATCATCATCAAGCAGGCCCGCGAGCTGGGCGGCACCTTCCACATCATGGGCGCCGACGCCATGGACAATCCCGACATGATCACCATCGGCGGCAAGGACATCGAGGGGTTCGTCTACTCCACCTTCCCCTATGCCCCCGACATGCCCGGCATGAGCGAGATGGCCAAGACCTTCACGGAGAACTGGAAAGTCCAGTTCCCCGACAAGGACCCCAACGCCAACTCGGCCATCGGCTATGACTCCTACATGCTCCTCGTCGACGCCATCGAGCGGGCCGGAAGCACCGACCCCGAGGCCATCACCAAGGCCCTGGCCGAGACGATGAACTGGGAGGGCGTGACGGGATCGACGACGATCAACGAGACTCACGACGCCGTCAAGCCCGTCGGGTTCAAGAGGGTCGAAGGGGGCAAGCAGGTCTACGTCGGCTCCGTCATACCCGAGATGTAG
- the nrdR gene encoding transcriptional regulator NrdR, whose product MRCPRCDALETRVIETRMANDGRVVRRRRECPCCEARFTTYERLEEWQTLCVIKKDGRREAFDADKLLHGLCRACEKLPVPLDRLEEAVDHIETKVRDLGQLEVAASLLGDLAMEELRKIHQVAYVRFASVYREFTDLSNFASEIARLCDTLSDSKGRMKEGESCEETGDAKRNGSQSRDPFV is encoded by the coding sequence GCGTCATCGAGACGCGGATGGCCAACGACGGCCGCGTCGTTCGCCGCCGTCGCGAATGCCCCTGCTGCGAGGCCCGCTTCACGACCTACGAGCGCCTTGAGGAGTGGCAGACCCTCTGCGTCATCAAGAAGGACGGTCGCCGCGAGGCCTTCGACGCCGACAAACTCCTTCATGGCCTCTGCCGTGCCTGTGAGAAGCTGCCTGTCCCCCTCGATCGCCTCGAGGAGGCCGTCGACCACATCGAGACGAAAGTCCGCGATCTGGGCCAGCTCGAAGTCGCCGCCTCCCTCCTGGGCGACCTGGCCATGGAGGAGCTTCGCAAAATCCATCAGGTCGCCTATGTGCGTTTCGCCTCCGTTTATCGGGAGTTCACCGACCTGTCCAACTTTGCCTCCGAAATCGCCCGTCTTTGCGATACCCTCTCCGACTCGAAGGGGAGGATGAAGGAGGGGGAGTCCTGCGAGGAAACCGGAGACGCGAAAAGAAACGGTTCTCAAAGTCGCGATCCTTTTGTATAA